The Diorhabda carinulata isolate Delta chromosome 4, icDioCari1.1, whole genome shotgun sequence genomic interval aagaaataagaaaGACACATCATGGAAGCGTTATCTTGCAAGTAGAActataaaattaactaaaactatgaaaatacaaagaaaagaGAATTGAGTAGAATAAGTGGTATCCGAAGTAAAGAAAACGAGTTGGATAGACTTCGGTAACAAACTGGAAAGAGAAACCTGAAATtgattcacaaaataattaaatatttgagaaaGAGTAAGAAACAAGACGTAATGTACAAAAAgcattaaaacttttttcgtaTTGTCACTTGTTTACCGTTTACCAATAATCTTGCAAATTTGGCAAAACAATCGTATCCATATTCAAGAATACTCTGATGAAGGCTCAAAAATTCCTCCGCCATGAACGCCATATtgaattttgagtttttgttggaaatttaTTGGCGTATATTTTCGTCTCTGATACAATTTCGTCCACCAACTGCTCTGTAAAATACAgcttgtattgaaaaattctacaggttcatcaatattgaatatttgtgaCCCTGGACTCCATGTATTGGTGTCTGACGGTGGCGCATCTTCTTCCTCTGAATCCGATccaataatttaaattcttctttttttctcacTATTATAACGTCAATATCTGTCCCAAAGTCATAACCTAGTAATATTTCACTCAAATCATCTTCATGCAATACAAAATCTAGTTCGTCTTCCACATCACaattatctttaaaataatttttgcattcaatCTTCACTACACGAAGGGATATATCGTAATACAAACGAAACAAAATGAAACACTTAAAATTGTACAAATAGAAAATGCATATCAAACAATTAAGAGCGCTGAGTGAAATAAACAAGCGTGTGTAAAGGGTTTAAACAGCTCTTATAGGGGGCACAATGAACCTAACCTCTAAAATATACATCATTACGAAGGTAAAACAAATCGTCAGATTCTACATACCTCATTTAAATGTACAATTCTGTTCttgataaaatgtatttttagtaAACCATCTAAAATATTATGTAGCCAAGTAAAAGCAACTTGTTTCGTTGATTGGTTTATAGGATCAACGGCAactgaaaatagtttttctaaaaGAGCAGTTAAACattcattttcatataaaatgtttAGTAGCCTTGTCCATACCAATTTGAAGTTTTCAGAAATTATTGGATTACCTAAAATACAAGAAGAAATTTAATGGACGATTGAATGTAAACCTAGGAGATGAATTTCACAAATACACAACAAGAATGTTTGCGTGGTATTCTTCACAATCGAGACATAAAAGCAAAGAATAATTTAACATgtgagttttttttcaaatatatttatgtagTGTAGGtggtttgatattttttatgcaACAGTTATATTAATTCAGAGTCGTTTTGGCTTTACAGCCACTAAACATCTATagttagaagatattttgtaaaagACTCTACATCTTTTTGTTCTTCTTCCAAAATAAGTAGAGTTCTCCCACAGGAGGCAATTTTTTGGTGGTCTCATTTCCCAAGGTGTTAGTACAGCTTCTTCAAGGTActagaaaaatcaaatattcaagaaaGAATGTCAATAACAACTcaagaattattattaatattaatctcTTTATTGGAGTGACAATACAAGGCTATCGAAGAAGGTTCTTATGCCTAAATTACAagtaaatgtgaaatttttgttttttcattaggCACTGCTACAATAATCATTAGGTTGTATGTATGTAGGGATTTTGGGGTATCGACTTTAgggttgtggacaattccttgaaatgggagttacatattaccgccttatctaaaaaattcaattcctCCTGAGATCAGTTTCTACAGAACTTAACTTATCCTCCTcgttaacagtttattatgcccttattgaattacaaaagagagctgttagatatttactcagactAAACAGCAAGGGCtactttaaaagattaaaaattttcattattgaatCCGTTGTGTGCTCAATACTGTACAATgggaaaaaatgcacaatcatttgccaattgaaatcaaatcgatatcctTTCCTGCATTTCGAAATAATCttagggcatatttactggaaagagCCTTCTACTCTGCAGACGACTTCTATTgttattattacctataattttgttattcattgtggttttattctgtattatttttacgtttgttttttagttattagcaacttttgtccacaaattgtaacaattttttgacaataaagtatttctctcttaatttgaaatattcattttaatatctCAACCAGTGGCatagtgaaattaataatttattattaatttaattaataaattaataataccTTCACTATCTTCTTCCAGATTTGTACCTAACAAACCTTTCACATCTGTCAAGATTTCAGCTACTTTATTTGGTACAGTAGAATTATGTGAATCAGCTAAtgattgtttcaaaatttcttctaaTATGACTAAAAGACTTTGTTTATCTGTCTTTGGTTTATGGTACCTGAAAACAATTTATGTTAAATCTCATATTCTACTAActtaaggaaaataaataagCTAGTTAAATAACTCAAATCATAACTTTGTTAAAAGCTATTTATAgagcaaaaatataaataaagcggTTTCAATCATTTCACTAATGTACTTGGATGTCAAAACTATTATGGAAGCCATATTGATGGTAGCTGATAATGTTGGCTACCACCTGGtataaatcttatatattttttaataatgaaggaattttttaaaatttcaaaacaatttgttaAGTTTAGGATGATTTTGCATTTGTTGTTCTTAGTTTATTATGATATTAAGGAGCTATCAAAAAGAAGTTACTAAAGTTTCAAAGCATTAGAAAGAAATGTCGTACTAATGAGGGCCAGACAataagatatttaattttttaaacttttttattatttcgattaaCAATAATGAGTAATGAGCTCCAATATACAtagatatttcttcaatttcttaattttttatatatgtttctaaatcatctTGGTTTTAGGTCTCTGTTTTATCTTTCATCACTTGTAAAATACTACAGTATCAAATATAAAGTTCTTGTTTCAATCTTACCTTTTTGATACTAAATAATTCACTTTCTTCATCAGAGCTTCTTCATATTCTTTCATATCTGCATTCATATGTATATTTAAGCTCAATCCAATATAAGTGTTCAAAGTATCCACAACTTTAGCAGACTTAGTCTCTGAACTCACAAAATAATCAGAAATAGTATCATTTTGAATCTTCCAGTATTTTTCTATAAGCCATTCGAATGAATAGTTCAATGCTAATTCGAGCATAGTTTTTGAAGGGAGTTTATTGCTGTGAGCTATGTCATGACGAATATCAATGAGCCATTTCGGAAGGTCATTTCTTAAGACCGTTTTATTAAATGTACCCTGTTTGTCATTGTTAGCAGCACATATGTTCAAAAAtctgaaatatcaaaattgaagctacCGTAAATATCCTAGTTGCTGACACTATCCTAGTAGCTGAAATAATTTCTCAATGCAAATATAATAGAACAATACAAAATACAGTTATTTTACATGTAGTCTTTTTCAAGCTTCAACAATACTATTGATATAACTTTGTTTAATATCATGCACATGAGTGCATTCGCTGATCAAGAAACTACTATAGGTAGTTAGTTACTAACTTACCTAGGTATAATTTAAGACACAGAATGTAAGTATCAGCCACTGGGATAAAAATATCTACTACTATAACAGGCCCTATCAGCTTCTGGTACAAAtggtatttttttcatttagaattttattaaaaatgtatcaatggagtaattaaataaatacaacaatCTATAATCACCAAAGCTTCGACTTGCACAATtcattgacaaaaaaataatagaattacgATGCTTTGCCTTAAAACCTCAGCTATTGGGACATTTATGGTAACAGATCCTTAAAAGTCACAGTTAATTACCTCAATAGAGATATTGAATAGATTTGCACAATTTGCAATTCTGTTAAGCCATCTTTATTTGATAATAAGGTTTCCAATAAAATTAAGGTTCCTGTTACGCCTGCTGATAACAATGGGGTACGAAGcttccatatttttaatatatccaATGCTTTTCTCTTATCTTCTTCTAGATTTGAGATTACACATCTATATACACCTTGCCATTCCGACCTAGAAAAATATTCTACTGTATTATGTAAACATTAtgtgtttttataattttccttaCGTGTTAAACCAAGGTACAAATACTTTTCCAGTGTGTTTTTGTGAGAATGCCATATCTCAACTTTTGATTCATTCAAAACCATTTAATTTCCGTATTAACATTTATGCTTTCAATTAAAAAACGTTAGAAAATAAATTCCTAATTTGtggtttgttaatttttgttatatacttgtataaaaattatacttttcggttcttttcattacaaaaattgtaaGTGGTAAAGCATGATCCACAGaacaacaaaacaataaaattgatacATCACAGACACATAGAAGAATGAAGATTATCTCATTCTGTGGTTGACATTTTATATGACTGATCCTATAAACCAAGCTTATATGATTGTGTATCatcttatttttataagaagaaatgttattaatttacagccctaattttttcatattttaagtTTTTCCTAAGATTGCTCTTAATGTTTGTATGGTGCCGATGAAATTTCGAGATACGAACAGAAGTTctgaatacattgtttacagttttacactaccactacaccgaCATTCGCAATTACACCtactgacgcgcgtttcgataaatttatcgtcttcagaaaccgAAGGTGAACTTACGCACGTTAAACAGTGTAATTGGGAGTGTTGGGAgtgaatggaaaataaaactgaagaaatattaataatttcatttatttcatacttttgtcctcattattttttgagaattcttataataattggtttatgaAGTCAAAAGTGACgtctattgaagccaattgacgTACATTGTCATTTGATTTTTCTCGATGTCTTATGATGTCTGCTGACGTCGATTGATGccgtttcattttatttgaggTCATTTGGCCAATAGGTTTAGTTTTTGGTTgctttgattaatttttttctaataatggtctaaatttatttcgttttggCACATCTACGGCTTTATTATATGCAAGGAGATATCACTGCTCCAGACATTTGTTTTGTGTTAATTAGGCACGTTATAAAATGTGTGAGATTTATTTTATCACCCATctcaaatttttgtatgattttacATTTCAATTGGTTCATTTGGATAAAGTTTTGTTGAAATacctaataaaaattttcgtaaatttgatatctttttgatttcaataaataacgaTATGTTAATGGAACCAGGTCAGttaaatattcatgttttatCGTGAATATCGCGCcattctaaatattaatagTCCAGTCATATTAGTAGTTCCAGCCGGAAAAAATAGGTAATAagatttaattcatttttgaattatataagtCGTCTTAAGGTGTCGTAAGATATTGAAGGTGAAAGGTCAGTTTTTTGTATACTAGTTTCATTCTTAATTAAATGAGCAAAAAACAGTCAAAGAAGATCAAAGGTTCCTGTCGTTTTTAGATGTGCCCCACTAATGTGACAGAGATAAAATGATTTAGAGTTTTTGGTTCACTGGTCTTGTAAGTGGTATTAATAACATACgcgtatttcaaattttataatttgaagcAACTCCTTTTTTTATGGGAATCAACAGTGGAAATCAGACTAAATGTTTTAACTCTTTTTCAAGATTAACGGAATAGGAAACAGAACCTTTAAGGGATCAACAGCTTCTAGTACCTTCGCAATCTGATAGACCACAATGTAAACTACTAAAAATCCATCAAGAAGCGATTACAAGCTGGATTCAGGAGCTACTAGGAGCAAATCTGAGAAGAAACTTCTAAACTAAATATTAACGCTCAAAGAGTAcgataaagaaatattgaaaggTTTTGAAATCAAAGTAATATGTCGGCGATAACACGGGAAATGAATGGAGAATCcaataaaaccaaaatattgtATCATCAAAGCTCGAAGTTCCCATGGTTCGGATGTATTTAACGTTCGGAAGACGGTTGAACAATGGCATGAATGAATTGCGAACTGTGAGATTTACAGGAAGGTATTCTGAATATAAATCAAGAGACAGAAGCTATGAAAGTTAACTGTTGAGGAGGCAAAGGCTCACACAGGGCTGTAGTGCCGCGTGGTAAGGTAAGTAATGATCTGACGCTTCTTAAGCGACACTATTATAAGCATTTCTCCACTCCTTTTGGTATATCAGCTCTACGGTCGAAACTCTTTGATACTAGTTATACTATTAATACATAAAagcgtttttaatttttcaattttgtaattagTTGTGTAATCATGTTAAAAACGCAACTTCTTCGATGTTTTCCAATACAAATAGGATTAAATAATCATCACCTACTCGCATATATTAAATTCAATGTCAATGTTAATATAACAGGTAAATCTTCAAGAGCAGAGttttacattgaaaattatCTTCCTAAATATCTAATCGGTATTAAAATTAGCTGCAGCATGAGGAATCAATTTCATACATGCCGAGACGCTAATAAAAggatcattataattttttatagtcatCTTCAAACTCGGATAATTATGTAACTGAATTATTACGTCGTATgtgaatatgttttttttcaatttacataaACGAGTGGATTATTATAGATTGTACGCATACTGCGCTGGATGTTGATAAGAAGTAagtataaaaatacattttatttttagtttattgcGAAATATTATATTGGTTgatttaaatgaatgaaaatatatagatacAGTGCtttaatacataatttttaattggtgtacaatatttttaatttgtaagtACAAGAATTATTCGCCAATTAAATCAGAAGCTAGTTCAAAGTTTTTCTGTGTATTTCACATGAAtgtgtttttttgtaaaaatcaaaCGTACTTTGAATAACGTGAAAATCGTGTTGATATTTCTAAGCTGAtcctttttaatatatatttatcaaataagtACTACTAATATTGAAAACTTATCGTCAATATTTTAATGTACGAGGTATGATTAAAAAAACGCATAGCATCTATAGCTGCTTTAGTGAGAGTGAGAAAGTTGGACTTTGGAAACGCCTTTACAGTAAGTTTTGTTTTAAGTACAAAAGAAgcattgaaaataataagaatcatAATGTAGTTACttcaaagaatatttagaaGTGACATTAGcgtttcaaaaaagaaaatgaggCAGTTAAAGACGAGGAAGATTCTTTGAAAACAGTTGGGAACGCGCAAAAAGTGTTTAAACAAGCGATTGATCATTTGAGAGCTTAATGACGAAATTAAAATCTAGTGCGTGTCCGTGCAAAGTGTAAATGACAGTTCTGGATCTTCACTTACAAATTATTCTATAGAATGGAGCAACTATTAGGATACGTAACCCGTTTCTTCATCAATTGTTTATCGAtgtgaaaaatgttaaatttctaCTCAACATAGTTTCTTTTTGTGAAAAGCACGCATAACAAATGAGGGAAAATACGTAATTTCTTTACGTGTCATATACTAGAATATTAGCGGAGGTTGAATTTGATGGTAAAACGTTGTATTTCCAACTCCtatgaaattttagaatttattcataaaactgCAATGAGAAAACATATTATACCATccatagaaaaacatttttctccaCAATAATACATTCTTAATACATTAGATATTGAATTGGAGACTGATATGAATCTTATATTCCATAGATACCATTTTAGAATCCAGGGGTTGCCGgaaaatcacatatttttttattttccacagGTTCTTGCACAGAATCTGATTATCGCTAAACATGTCCAGTTCTACCtttgaaaatggtaaaaaatagTGGTATGATGTAACCAATTGGAAAAGGAAGAGAATATGACAAGTTTGAAAGAACTTTTTTCCagtaatacaaaatatataaagtcTAACCAATTCAATAAGCAACGGGAATGCTAGAGGGCTTTGTtccatatatttaaaatattgtgatttCTCCTGAGAAATGTAGATAGAAGCATAAAAGTTTAAATAggttttttaaaagtaaactaaatCACTATTgaaatagcgaaaaccgcatgtcgatttCTCTTTTCTGTCTCGAGATATCGTAAGAAATTTGTAAACGGTGAGAATTTTTCGCTATATTACTAAGAATAAATCATTGAATTAACCATGTAACAAATCTAACAATTAACTTCGTTATTCGTTGCATCCTAGGTGTTGAAAATGTCGTCCATCATTTTCTATACATGAAATTAGTCGCTGACGGGTGGATAGGAAAGCAGCTTCAATTTTTACAAcctcaattttataaaaatcggctaaACAGATACTTACAAGATTTTTTCCCACTCTCCccaaattttgtttgaaaacctTGTGAAATTTGAATTGCGCAAGCTCCATTCACGCGCTTAATACCGAAAACAATGAATTTaggttttgttttgaaaataattcatttgaaatattcatcaatgtttgtatcatattataaaatttattttcctattAATTAACTCGATTACTTCATGTGTGGATAGTTGTTATGCCTACGTATTTAATTTAACAATCAACAATGCACAACAGTGCAGTGCACTGTAATTACATAATTCAGCTAATCAAACGATAAACAGCTAGGCTCGCGACGCCGACGTCTACTTTATCAAAGAGTCAGCAAATTGATGATAGCGTCAGATTTGATAAAACAGATTATATCTGTAAAAAATCGTCACGTAACGATTCAACCTTTCGTGGaacaaatttgttgaaaatatctgTTTTATGTGGTTCCTTTAATCTACAAACATTTCAGTTTGTACTCTATAAATGACTATTcgtttacataaaaatttaaataatacgTAATCGTTAAATTTGTTCCgaaagtttttaataaagaCACAAAGGACTTTGGAAAATAAGGACTAACCAAGAACTGAGGGATTTGTATAAATACCCACCAATAACAAGATACATGAAAGAGTAAAGGTCATGCTAAAGGGATATCAGGAAAGGGTCAATAGAAAATGGGAAGGAGGTACAAGAAGAAGTGGAAggctaaagaaaaaaattgttggatgcaGTGTTGGAAGAATTCTTCTACAGATCGTAAACTGTGGAGAAGAATTGTGAAACGACATTGAAAGCACATGACTTAGAGCAGGAATTGTTGAACAATtgatacatcgtttgttgaggtGCATTGTAAAAATAGTAATTCAAAGCAACCGTGTGCAATCAGTCTCGAGCACAGTGCAACAGCAACTTTTGCAATACTTCTGCGCGTCTATGAATAGAGTGTTTTGTATGTAGCtcaagttttttgttaatttgaggCATTTTTAAAAGGAAGAAAGTCTATGAAAGATGAACCACACAGCGAGAACCTTCATTTGCAAGAACCAATGGAAATATGGACAGAATCGAACAACTTATTACTTTACGTCGTTGGTTGATGAGCAGAATGAGTCCCACcgactttttctttttttctaaattgaaaaCTCATGTAAATGGACATGATTGAATTAAGGATGAAGCGCAATTTTATTAAACGACTCTTTGGTCAATAATATGTGTCCTCAATCTTCTAATTCATCTCATGTGAGCTCTCACgactttttcctattttctgAATCAGAAACTCATCTGAACGGAGGTCATTTTGGGATATTAGACAACAATCAAATGTAAGTTTACTCACTCATTTTCCTCATATTCGAAACTCTTTGAGCTTGCTtctgaattaaaattattatactgaTTTTGGAAACTAGGGTCTACATGTTGCGGTATATTTCAGATTAGTTTTGGCAATGACTAAACCttacgaaataaaaataatacaaaaacaagagaaaaaagaaataatacaatttatgagaaaatattttatgccGGATGAACCGATAAACACATCAATAAATCTAGTGACGGAAGATAAACCTTTCAATGAACCTTTAGAGGAGTTTTTAATAAAAGGCTACGATAGTGGAGTATCGTTGAAGGCTGTCCAAAATGGAAAACTAATTGCTATTTGTATATCGTacatacttgaaaaaaatgagaaacacGAACAAGTAGAGAGCGACAATAAGGATTTTATGacgatttataattttttgacgtaTGTAGATGAACACTGTAACGCTTTTGAAGAATTCCCCGAATGCGACAGAGCTATAACAAGTCCTATTCTAGCGGTACATCCTAGTTACAGAGGTTTGGGAATCGCACGAGATATGATGTACAGAATTTTGtaagtttcattttttactatttccCCATTTCTACATACACTGATTTTACATTagcaaatactttttttctcaatacCCCATCCTGGTACAGGTGTTGAATGATGACAAATTGTCTAATATCCTTCGATTCcttgtataatattataatgGGTCTAGTACATCCTTCTCGACGGCTACTGTCGAAATTTCTCCAGATCGGATTTTTGTTTTGACCGCGTGGTATGTGGATCTTAGAACAACGGAAAAAGTGCGACCATAAAAAAATGGTTGTAGTAGTTTCAACGTGCTCACTCATCGATCTTTGATGAGCCAGGTCCAGATATCCTGAAAACGGCTACTATAGAGGATAACGTGACAAAAATCTATAATCTAGTTTTGCCAGACCGCCGATTGAGGGCGCGCGAGATAGCTGAGACAACAGACATTTCAGGGAATCGTCTGGATCATTTCCTGCatgaaattttgaagataagAAAGTTGCCGGTGTGATGACTGTCGCAATTGTCACTGCAACCAAGCGCATCCGAGATCACAGACCATGAATCATTCGAATCAATGAGGTAAACCTGGGGAACGTGCTGTAAAGATAGCGGAGACTATCTTATCAGTCGGGGATGGCCACCGGTTCACATCGATTACCTGGAAAAGAGCAAAACGGTCACTCTAATATACTCAATACAATCGAAAAGTatatcatatataataataataatttgagtcAAATTAGAACGTAATCTTCGCAATGGAGTAGATAGCTATACAACGAACTTCTAAAATAGGAGAAGCCTGCTTACGGATTGGGAAAACGGATTcaagtatgaataaataatcaaGAGTCAAGAGTAGTGATTCCTACTGTTTATTATAAGTAAATCTTTAACGTGCCCCAGAAGGAAAGACCATATCGAAAATGCGACTCAAAAAGGGCAGTACTGAGTCTTGAGgcacttcaaattttatttactagaatacatcgttgtatcaacccttacaagctgacttctgttggtacaGTATGACTTAAACCAAGCTAGAGGTCTTCCCTCGAATCCGTAGTActgtaatttgttaattaaaatatgatcaacacaatcgaaAACTTAAGGAAAACACAGAAAGTTGTTGAAGTGGCGTGATGCTTGTTTAGGCTGGAGTAAACAAAATTTGAGCGAGGGAATATAGTATCACCTGTgtatttgttacttaaaaatccaaattgatCCGTAGTAAGCATTTGATGTTTTTGTAGGTTAACAACAAAAGGATGATGCTTCATATAGTTTTTTTCTATGTATTGAGTAGTAAGCTTGATCAAAATCAATGGAAAGAATAAGTAGCCCCATACTTTGTTTATCCCAGCTCTAAAACCTCCTTGGTATCCTCCAAGTACACAACCGGTGAAAACTTTTGGCTTTATTTTAGCGAGAACAAATATGCATCTATCAGGAAGCTTTGGCGTTCAGGGCGGCCGCTGGAGATAAATGTTtagtattgatcagtaaacgtaaTTGTAGACAACGGGCCCAGATTACGAGTTCAAATCAATGAATCTAGTAATTGGGCTTTTAGTCCTTCTACAGTGAAAATGAGATTGAAAGGAGTTGGCCTTTTTGAAATAGAGGCTGTGAAGAAGcctcttttaagacgtcaaaataaaagtttgctAAAGTTGTGAGAAAGTGATAGAGAGTTTTATGAAGTGATGAATCAAAGTATGAGATTTTGGGTCTAATAGAAGACTGTATGAATATCgctaacggttccagaaattccaactcagtTAACTAATAGAAGACTGTTTGTGCGCGGGTTTAAGGAGGAATGTGTAATCTGTGAAACACGGTGGAGactcggtgatggtttggggatgttttggaggaagggtCACTGGAGACCTAGTTAAAATTGAAGGGACTTTGAAGACAAAGGGCTATGAATAATATcaaaggaaaatgtagtacgttctggcCAGCTGTGCAAAGAATTGGAAAGTAAGCTAATATTTTTCGACTTCgtttctttggaatatcctgaaaaacgaatggaatcAAATaaacgacgattatttgtcgaatAATACGGCGTTTGCCAGAATTGTGCACCGAAAGAACAAAAGCAGAAGGGAGTTACATcgatgaatgaaaaatttaaatatgttacaattacaaacttttgttttgatataactATATTCTTAtccatatatttatacataagattttaaaaaaatgcattacAAAATGTATCgtattgttttcatttgttgtgaacgcaaactatagggtgggcaGAAACTTTCGACCGGTAGTCTACATTACAGGTTAATACCCGAAATACCCAAagcattttccatttttaagaATCAGGAGTTGTAAAAATCACAGTT includes:
- the LOC130892734 gene encoding uncharacterized protein LOC130892734 yields the protein MAFSQKHTGKVFVPWFNTSEWQGVYRCVISNLEEDKRKALDILKIWKLRTPLLSAGVTGTLILLETLLSNKDGLTELQIVQIYSISLLRFLNICAANNDKQGTFNKTVLRNDLPKWLIDIRHDIAHSNKLPSKTMLELALNYSFEWLIEKYWKIQNDTISDYFVSSETKSAKVVDTLNTYIGLSLNIHMNADMKEYEEALMKKVNYLVSKRYHKPKTDKQSLLVILEEILKQSLADSHNSTVPNKVAEILTDVKGLLGTNLEEDSEGNPIISENFKLVWTRLLNILYENECLTALLEKLFSVAVDPINQSTKQVAFTWLHNILDGLLKIHFIKNRIVHLNENEVNENGFHVRTNRTMEKKLEFKNCISFECLDKLPIKGMSTLENKIIDEPGNPESIQLLEKVMILNNRSKDVITTFIQLMKTFETPDNYNSMNFNTVSTIEDIPLEIETIQILDSSQETNGRLSDVQEETTHSTSRWNIEKDTSKFKGYPLGIMPKQNRNENPLITFH
- the LOC130892770 gene encoding arylalkylamine N-acetyltransferase 1-like, with product MTKPYEIKIIQKQEKKEIIQFMRKYFMPDEPINTSINLVTEDKPFNEPLEEFLIKGYDSGVSLKAVQNGKLIAICISYILEKNEKHEQVESDNKDFMTIYNFLTYVDEHCNAFEEFPECDRAITSPILAVHPSYRGLGIARDMMYRILETGKEKKCGFMVVECSSHFTALALQKLNFECIYRLPYEDYKVDDKIVFKTKPPHNAATVYVKKID